One region of Chryseobacterium muglaense genomic DNA includes:
- a CDS encoding SDR family oxidoreductase translates to MNLYTQPMLREDALKDKVAIVTGGGSGLGKAMTKYFLQLGAKVVITSRNLEKLQVTAKELEDELRSNREFQNDNEKNNEQTGGKVLCVACDVRNWDEVEAMKEATLKEFGKIDILLNNAAGNFISPTERLTHSAFDSILDIVLKGTKNCTLSIGKHWIDSKTPGTVLNIVTTYAWTGSAYVVPSACAKAGVLAMTRSLAVEWAKYGIRFNAIAPGPFPTKGAWDRLLPGDLQEKFDMRKKVPLRRVGEHQELANLAAYLVSDYSAYMNGEVVTIDGGEWLQGAGEFNMLEDIPQEMWDALEAMIKAKKSN, encoded by the coding sequence ATGAATCTTTATACACAACCGATGTTGCGTGAAGACGCTCTAAAAGATAAAGTTGCTATTGTTACAGGAGGCGGAAGCGGTCTTGGAAAAGCAATGACCAAATATTTCCTGCAATTGGGTGCAAAAGTGGTTATTACTTCCAGAAATTTGGAAAAACTTCAGGTTACTGCAAAAGAATTAGAAGATGAATTGCGAAGCAATCGTGAATTCCAAAACGATAATGAAAAAAATAATGAACAAACCGGGGGAAAAGTACTTTGTGTTGCCTGTGATGTAAGAAATTGGGATGAGGTAGAAGCTATGAAAGAAGCCACTTTAAAAGAATTTGGAAAAATTGATATTCTTTTGAATAACGCAGCCGGAAATTTCATTTCGCCAACAGAAAGATTGACACATTCTGCATTCGATTCTATTTTAGATATTGTTTTAAAAGGAACAAAAAACTGTACACTTTCTATCGGGAAACATTGGATTGATTCAAAAACTCCGGGAACGGTTTTAAATATCGTTACAACTTACGCTTGGACAGGTTCTGCATATGTTGTTCCATCAGCTTGTGCAAAAGCAGGCGTTTTAGCAATGACGAGAAGTCTTGCGGTAGAGTGGGCAAAATATGGAATCCGTTTTAATGCTATTGCTCCGGGACCGTTTCCTACAAAAGGAGCTTGGGACAGATTGCTTCCGGGAGATTTGCAGGAAAAATTTGATATGAGAAAAAAAGTGCCGTTGAGAAGAGTAGGAGAACATCAGGAATTGGCAAATCTTGCCGCATATTTAGTTTCAGATTATTCTGCTTATATGAATGGAGAAGTAGTAACAATCGATGGTGGAGAATGGCTTCAGGGTGCAGGTGAATTTAATATGTTGGAAGATATTCCACAGGAAATGTGGGATGCTTTGGAAGCAATGATTAAAGCGAAAAAATCTAATTAG
- a CDS encoding endonuclease/exonuclease/phosphatase family protein has translation MNFRFSALLIFVFAWSFSQNLKVMSFNIRLNVESDKENSWTNRKQDAVDLLSYYHPDYFGVQEALPEQMKDIKSGLKNYDYVGVGRDDGKEKGEFSAIFYDTEKLQVIKSGTFWLSETPEKPSKGWDAAYNRVCTYAVFKDKKSKKEFLAMNLHFDHVGDVARVKSADLILKKIKEINPKNLPLTLSGDFNLTDDTEPIKIISQNLKDTFYNSETKPYGPKGTFTAFNVTEVPQERIDYIFVKGFKIKSHRHINDRRENLLYPSDHFPVLTELQF, from the coding sequence ATGAATTTCAGATTTTCAGCTTTATTAATATTTGTTTTTGCATGGAGCTTTTCTCAGAATTTAAAAGTAATGTCTTTCAACATCAGACTCAATGTAGAATCTGATAAAGAAAACTCATGGACGAATAGGAAGCAGGATGCGGTAGATCTATTGAGCTATTACCATCCGGATTATTTCGGCGTTCAGGAAGCACTTCCTGAGCAGATGAAAGATATTAAAAGCGGTTTGAAAAACTACGATTATGTAGGTGTAGGTAGAGACGATGGTAAAGAAAAAGGAGAATTTTCTGCGATATTTTACGATACCGAAAAATTACAGGTGATAAAATCGGGAACGTTCTGGCTTTCAGAAACTCCCGAAAAACCGTCGAAAGGTTGGGATGCTGCTTACAACAGAGTTTGTACCTATGCCGTTTTTAAAGATAAAAAATCGAAGAAAGAATTTTTGGCAATGAATCTTCACTTCGACCATGTAGGAGATGTAGCAAGAGTAAAATCTGCAGATTTGATTTTAAAGAAAATTAAAGAAATCAATCCTAAAAATTTACCTTTAACATTAAGCGGTGATTTTAACCTGACAGATGATACAGAGCCTATCAAAATAATTTCTCAAAATCTGAAAGATACTTTCTACAATTCAGAAACAAAACCTTACGGACCGAAAGGAACATTTACGGCATTCAACGTAACCGAAGTTCCGCAAGAAAGAATCGATTATATTTTTGTAAAAGGTTTTAAGATAAAATCTCACAGACATATCAACGACAGAAGAGAAAATCTTTTGTATCCGTCGGATCATTTTCCGGTTTTGACAGAGCTGCAGTTTTAA
- a CDS encoding response regulator transcription factor — MKIKILLAEDDSDFGMILKQYLELEDFEVSWFQNPEDILPVLQSDFPFHIGILDIMMPNLDGFSLAKMILKTKPDFPLLFLTAKNQKIDRLTGLKIGADDYISKPCDPEELILRIKNILKRTLSSETITQYNIGSYILDTEKLLLSHPKEKIRLTIREKDLLLYLLKFNQKTIKRDDILDNLWETNDYFTGRSLDVFISRLRKYFQHDNKIKIQSLRGIGFEIDFPKN; from the coding sequence ATGAAGATTAAGATTTTATTGGCAGAAGACGATTCAGATTTTGGAATGATTCTGAAACAATATCTCGAGCTTGAAGATTTTGAAGTTTCATGGTTTCAGAATCCTGAAGATATTTTACCGGTTTTACAATCAGATTTCCCCTTTCATATTGGGATTTTAGATATTATGATGCCCAATCTCGACGGTTTTTCTTTGGCAAAAATGATTTTAAAAACCAAACCCGATTTTCCACTTTTATTTTTAACAGCAAAAAACCAAAAAATAGACCGCTTAACCGGATTGAAAATCGGAGCCGATGATTACATCTCAAAACCTTGTGATCCGGAAGAATTAATTTTAAGGATTAAAAATATTCTCAAAAGAACTTTATCTTCCGAAACCATCACTCAATACAATATTGGAAGCTATATTTTAGATACAGAAAAGCTTTTGCTTTCTCATCCCAAAGAAAAAATAAGGTTGACGATTCGTGAAAAAGACCTTTTGCTTTATCTTTTGAAATTTAATCAGAAAACCATCAAACGAGACGATATTCTTGATAACCTTTGGGAAACCAACGATTATTTTACAGGAAGAAGTCTTGATGTTTTTATCAGTCGACTGCGAAAATATTTTCAGCATGACAACAAAATAAAAATCCAATCCCTGAGAGGAATTGGATTTGAGATTGATTTTCCGAAGAATTAA